The following proteins are co-located in the Phyllostomus discolor isolate MPI-MPIP mPhyDis1 chromosome 1, mPhyDis1.pri.v3, whole genome shotgun sequence genome:
- the TMEM156 gene encoding transmembrane protein 156, translated as MTKTALLKLLLAIVITFILILPEYFKTPEGNILELSCLEVCLQPNLTDSLSSLNFSYVTFLEPVRETEAIMGIFLNHSSFQNFTGMCQDTTSEFTMCSSCLVCESKGNTDFISQEQVLIMRGSMEVKTNDFHSACLHLNFTVEPAVDHLEEYNITCTLKANARSSAIMKEDPTKEMSMNHTCRIMNYSNNCIHISLHLEMDVKNFYCSMKITWYILVILVFIFLLIFTIHKILEVHRQMRKWQSHKYKLSSILLRRSDSEKLRTLNEQALSGTVQRLPLPRVREVLSPIPELEVPSPTQQEQYLRRSF; from the exons ATGACAAAAACAGCCCTCCTTAAGTTACTTTTAGCGATAGTGAtcacattcattttaattttgccGGAATATTTCAAGACACCAGAAG gaAATATATTGGAACTATCGTGTCTGGAAGTATGCTTACAACCTAATCTCACCGATTCCCTCTCCTCCTTAAATTTTTCTTATGTGACTTTTCTGGAGCCAGTAAGGGAAACGGAGGCTATAATGGGAATATTTCTAAATCACTCCAGCTTTCAAAACTTTACCGGAATGTGCCAAGACACCACCAGCGAATTCACAATGTGCTCCTCGTGTTTGGTTTGTGAGTCCAAAGGAAACACGGATTTTATTTCTCAGGAACAAG TGCTTATCATGAGAGGATCCATGGAAGTGAAGACAAATGATTTTCATTCAGCGTGTCTACACTTGAACTTCACGGTGGAGCCTGCGGTTGACCACTTGGAGGAATATAACATCACCTGCACTCTAAAAGCAAATGCTAGAAGTTCAGCAATCATGAAGGAAGATCCAACCAAGGAAATGTCTATGAACCATACTTGTAGAATCATGAATTACTCGAATAATTGCATACACATTTCCTTGCACCTAGAAATGGATgtaaaaa atttCTATTGTTCCATGAAGATCACTTGGTATATTTTAGTaatattagtttttatatttctgcTTATCTTCACTATCCACAAAATACTTGAAGTCCATAGGCAAATGCGGAAGTGGCAGA GTCATAAATACAAACTTTCATCTATTCTGTTAAGAAGGAGTGATTCTGAGAAGCTTCGAACATTGAATGAGCAGGCCCTTTCAG GGACCGTGCAGAGGCTGCCCTTGCCTCGGGTCAGGGAAGTGCTTTCCCCAATCCCAGAGCTTGAAGTTCCTTCCCCAACACAGCAGGAGCAGTACCTTCG AAGATCCTTCTGA